The following are encoded in a window of Fusarium oxysporum f. sp. lycopersici 4287 chromosome 5, whole genome shotgun sequence genomic DNA:
- a CDS encoding hypothetical protein (At least one base has a quality score < 10) translates to MTVKGGFTSAGQPGPDSQHQHQVPVSGHMPSPMATADLQSDASSSTVIAHADSHRQSHSSSKLPAFRFTDRRSSSCGSVPLANKGDPLSLSSSNQYNHNRNQNLDSRNNNKDDRTSDYLNHKPTTSASATASASTPTSPLANTLDSASAALSLQSSIVSSIVSPNSEPSTITPTVSVAPTTVSPVSADPGLVSPPSAAVSGLLTAPDPGPAPATLATTHSHTSHPTTHHRDEKHAVSALTPAPASASASAPTDPSTNTASPSSQPKEPKSSNESDTTLLSQNNSGTSSVHPSSSVIQLSPGVKRPASFDAHAPDAISPHPAPSTSKSRTRRPLVSRRSTAGTSSTGPPPSLNSERLQAIEAAQEGQSTWPSSSDNSPQQSPSGQRELILPKTLSRTNSDERRASASHRPPVSYRPPLTSNSSTESSPSTAVRVPPIRSFRSSGSRKSLTLDMNSRPRFHDSGDEVEDTNHDRTLRALEGRGNDDALRSAPLTSSRRGAFDNEDTGDVFLKIAREEASQRQTDEQPQEDTRSVVSRATRFTHRRPLSSVVPIHQPTSPPRVRRRLSDQQDTARSRSRGYEDDRATELSRMSTYRTLPREKAASAHPGEDTGRMRGSTSTMRPSPVTPRSIVFQEPSSENSMYSRRRSSVTDNNVSGQNRGSAYKFMGHGHNKTYNSSPLVRSFDFQRQANQEAGNGAEGTESTLSNTAPSTVWDELDDLKSRIHRLELTGKLPSTSGAAVSRLSDDRPPTATTTATTMSSSPKRVENGHQNTNADAVSTTSSHHRESHSILQSALAKSKVLLDTEVYQALESAANDAMALASMMGTPGLPGPISSGASTIGSNATVTDRQLRRKAESVCRSLTELCLALGEDATQTRIPRQSIEIPPPAQNDAPTTPTIGKTFSGFSQRRQSIGRNDQTAAKEHLTSPRTLSKFEERRLNILNGSSLPTSRVSNSIPSTPIEPISNRRSSLLVSRSRRAGTEEPDEGRKSSLLLRTRRAGTEEPDEGRRTSLFVRNRRNTVGEEGEEESRFRAPSRAPTELGSTIRVVTQDQTPQQQQYSPSADTTSAIPRRRFVSSNLGASRLATPSVNTATPPRRYMERPAQQDHGNSAVEKLAEERAQRYTSLGQTTMVNRTSSMIRRPKRDSIASANPSAAAGSYR, encoded by the exons ATGACTGTAAAAGGCGGTTTCACCAGTGCGGGCCAGCCAGGCCCTGACagtcagcatcagcatcaggTGCCTGTGTCTGGGCATATGCCTTCCCCTATGGCCACAGCTGATCTTCAATCTGACGCTTCCTCATCTACTGTCATTGCCCACGCAGACTCGCACCGGCAGAGCCACAGCTCTTCCAAGTTGCCCGCTTTCCGCTTCACTGACCGGcgaagcagcagctgtggAAGCGTGCCCCTAGCTAATAAGGGTGACCCCCTGTCCCTTAGCAGCAGCAACCAATACAACCATAACAGAAACCAAAATCTCGATTCGAGAAACAATAACAAGGACGACCGCACCAGCGATTACCTTAACCACAAACCAACTACATCGGCATCGGCGACggcatcagcctcaacaccaacctcacCACTCGCCAATACTTTGGATAGCGCATCAGCGGCGCTTTCTCTGCAGTCTTCAATTGTGTCGTCGATTGTCTCACCCAATTCAGAACCCAGCACTATTACTCCGACTGTCTCAGTCGCCCCGACCACAGTATCACCTGTATCAGCAGACCCAGGCCTAGTGTCCCCCCCGAGCGCTGCTGTTAGTGGACTATTGACAGCGCCCGACCCTGGCCCAGCACCAGCAACTCTCGCGACGACCCATTCTCACACTTCTCACCCGACAACGCATCACCGCGACGAAAAACACGCTGTCTCTGCATTAACACCTGcgcctgcatctgcatctgcatctgcgCCCACAGACCCATCAACGAACACAGCATCCCCATCCTCGCAGCCCAAGGAACCCAAGTCATCCAACGAATCCGACACAACGCTGCTCTCACAAAACAATTCCGGGACGTCCTCGGTTcatccatcgtcatcggtgATCCAACTCTCGCCTGGGGTTAAGCGTCCCGCATCTTTTGACGCACATGCACCTGACGCGATCTCCCCGCATCCTGctccttcaacctccaagTCTCGGACTCGGCGACCGCTGGTGTCGCGAAGATCGACTGCTGGCACCTCTTCCACTGGCCCACCACCTTCTCTGAACTCTGAGCGCCTGCAAGCCATCGAAGCCGCCCAGGAAGGTCAATCCACTTGGCCCTCCTCAAGTGACAATTCACCCCAGCAATCGCCATCTGGCCAACGCGAATTAATTTTGCCCAAGACGCTGTCCAGAACCAACTCCGATGAGAGGCGAGCATCTGCCTCCCATCGCCCTCCCGTTTCATACCGACCGCCTCTCACCTCCAATAGTAGCACTGAATCATCGCCGTCAACCGCTGTTCGTGTTCCCCCAATTCGATCTTTCCGATCTTCAGGCTCCCGCAAGAGCCTCACTCTCGATATGAATTCGAGGCCGCGCTTCCACGACTCTGGCGACGAAGTCGAAGACACTAACCATGACCGTACCTTGCGCGCCTTGGAGGGTAGGGGTAATGATGATGCACTTCGGTCAGCTCCTTTAACCTCAAGTCGCCGTGGCGCCTTCGATAATGAAGATACTGGCGACGTTTTCCTTAAGATTGCCAGGGAGGAAGCTTCCCAGCGTCAAACAGACGAGCAACCCCAAGAAGATACCCGCAGCGTAGTG TCCCGAGCGACGCGATTTACGCATCGAAGACCGTTATCCTCCGTAGTCCCTATACATCAGCCTACTTCGCCTCCTAGGGTTCGGCGCCGGCTTTCTGATCAACAAGACACTGCGCGGTCACGATCAAGAGGCTACGAAGACGACCGGGCAACTGAACTTTCTCGCATGTCAACTTATCGCACACTGCCACGAGAAAAAGCAGCATCTGCGCATCCTGGAGAAGATACAGGACGTATGCGAGGCTCGACCTCAACCATGCGCCCGTCCCCCGTTACACCTCGATCGATAGTTTTTCAGGAACCTAGTTCCGAAAACTCCATGTATTCTCGTCGAAGATCCTCTGTCACGGACAATAATGTAAGTGGACAAAACCGAGGCTCTGCGTACAAATTCATGGGTCATGGTCACAACAAGACGTATAATTCCTCCCCTCTGGTCCGGTCATTTGATTTCCAGCGTCAAGCAAATCAGGAGGCTGGCAACGGGGCTGAGGGAACGGAATCGACTTTGTCGAATACAGCCCCCTCCACGGTATGGGACGAACTAGACGACCTCAAATCAAGAATACATCGACTAGAACTGACTGGTAAGCTGCCTTCGACTTCCGGCGCCGCAGTATCGAGATTATCAGACGACCGACCGCCGACGGCGACTACTACAGCCACGACTATGTCTTCTTCCCCCAAGCGAGTTGAGAATGGTCATCAGAACACGAATGCCGACGCCGTTAGCACCACGTCCTCCCACCACCGAGAGTCGCATTCCATCCTTCAATCCGCCCTTGCTAAGTCCAAGGTTCTGCTCGACACGGAAGTTTACCAGGCCCTAGAGTCTGCTGCTAACGATGCCATGGCCCTCGCTTCCATGATGGGAACACCCGGCCTACCTGGACCCATTTCGAGCGGCGCCAGCACGATAGGCTCTAACGCAACTGTTACTGATCGCCAACTGAGACGAAAGGCCGAGAGTGTGTGTCGCAGCTTAACAGAGCTTTGCCTCGCATTGGGTGAGGACGCTACCCAGACACGTATACCGCGGCAGTCAATTGAAATCCCACCACCTGCTCAGAATGACGCGCCAACTACACCGACGATTGGTAAAACCTTTAGTGGCTTTTCTCAACGTCGACAGAGCATTGGGAGAAACGATCAGACTGCCGCCAAGGAACATCTCACCAGCCCCAGAACTCTGTCCAAATTTGAGGAGAGAAGACTCAACATTCTTAATGGTAGTTCTCTACCTACATCACGTGTGTCTAACTCAATACCATCGACACCGATCGAGCCGATCTCGAATCGGCGTTCTTCTCTCTTGGTTTCTCGATCTCGCCGTGCTGGTACCGAAGAACCTGACGAAGGCAGGAAGTCATCGCTTCTACTAAGAACCAGAAGAGCTGGTACTGAGGAGCCTGATGAAGGCCGTAGAACATCTTTATTCGTCCGCAACCGTAGAAACACGgttggcgaagaaggcgaggaaGAATCAAGGTTCCGAGCGCCTTCTCGAGCACCTACTGAGCTTGGCAGCACGATTCGAGTTGTGACACAGGATCAAAcgccgcagcagcagcaatactCACCGTCAGCTGATACCACATCTGCCATCCCGCGTCGGCGCTTTGTTTCGTCGAATCTCGGTGCCTCTAGGCTGGCGACGCCATCAGTTAACACGGCAACACCGCCTCGAAGATACATGGAGAGACCGGCACAGCAAGACCACGGTAATAGCGCTGtcgagaagcttgctgaAGAGCGTGCACAACGCTACACCTCTCTTGGGCAAACAACCATGGTCAATCGGACCAGCAGTATGATCAGAAGACCGAAACGGGACAGCATTGCGTCCGCCAATCCTTCTGCAGCTGCAGGCAGCTACAGATGA
- a CDS encoding CAMK/CAMKL/PASK protein kinase, producing MLQMHGGQNDHGAENHTRDEERGREKLPMPLSLPKNRSTGNLAAARNSSTQDRSRARMSLDASAAAAAAADLEAIARSPIMTDHEHGLGLSGLRRIRQTRPPSRNPTLPGSRASSRSPSVAALSRSTSMSAMAASTGNLSLTGGPSNPSFSDDLSRFPSESLHSFSFANQSEDFLHNRQNALKRSVEFMKDHMGLPMNSSQAALASAQARVSGDVETQNMLDLLAQAQLIRAPNLPNPDDSYAPAPLTGPAEVQENVFDKNFDPRASSTDLISPRQTSPPPRRSRVETTRRSIPLEPAAHETTHVQDQSTTASASGGGTSGAKPVPVRPTLSLKRTMTDITAVSAQDKLIDTVSQPFLTGQPIYQEPLNSPSLAQLPSATATSFPTQLGPSVHGHTNRWVPAAQAIFTTEVKPPWTIIAANDLACLVFGVTKAEVRKMGILEVVQEERRSWLERKLLKQADDELNESQTPSGQTTPAASAASALLNGRSGITAQLLSKPNSRTQPRSYTQRRAQTVHSGDPSPPKTRGGGHNQTNSSRGVLLCGDVVPIQKRNGATGSASLWVKEKKVGLIWVLEEIHEDVAYITLDEDGIVQQVTGSTAPIWGFESIPTGFDIAKLIPRIPRQGIDPNTGEIDFAQVSRRRYFTCPHSPQVNVPCTVEQTRGKLELRVSTFPHMAGIVVVEPETLKIRSSNAAFCGALFGFEKADGMSINALIPEFDNILGSLIEEDGIQLLDGMVVPEHRFRKASAFLALKEHRPDAASAFLHPAGLSAKHRDGSDLKVDVQMRVVKSEKKTVVMNETVFEGSDEDNATGDEAFEVTHSEIVYALWITYSRHLHGTQPHLGLETPTRAGALTPLHQPSPGQTPAHTPLEIASDDEGPRKNVLIAASSLSKHLKDAAMNAAAKITGQQPKPKPEEATPVPKVVEPPHKKTINEYVILEEMGQGAYGQVKLARHKQTGKKIVLKYVTKRRILVDTWTRDRKLGTVPLEVHVLEYLRKPELLHPNIVEMQGFFEDDVNYYIEMIPHGLPGMDLFDYIELRTNMDESECRSIFVQVANAIHHLHTKARVVHRDIKDENVILDGEGNIKLIDFGSAAYIKSGPFDVFVGTIDYAAPEVLAGKPYRGTEQDVWALGILLYTIIYKENPFYSIDEIMDRDLRIPYILSEESIDLIRCMLDRDVAKRYDINQVLEHPWCQAAVEE from the exons ATGCTACAGATGCATGGAGGGCAAAATGATCATG GAGCCGAAAATCACACTAGGGATGAAGAACGTGGACGAGAGAAGCTGCCAATGCCCCTCTCGTTGCCAAAGAATCGTAGTACGGGAAATTTGGCTGCCGCAAGAAACTCATCAACGCAAGATCGAAGCAGAGCACGCATGTCCCTGGATGCGTCCGCGGCCGCGGCGGCAGCCGCTGACCTTGAAGCTATCGCCAG GTCTCCCATCATGACCGATCACGAGCATGGCTTAGGCCTGTCCGGCCTTCGACGAATTAGACAAACACGCCCACCATCCAGGAACCCTACTTTACCAGGATCCCGAGCATCTTCGCGAAGCCCATCCGTTGCCGCCCTGTCTCGTTCCACTTCGATGAGTGCGATGGCCGCCAGCACCGGCAACTTGTCGCTCACTGGTGGTCCATCAAATCCCAGCTTCTCCGACGACCTTTCTCGCTTCCCCTCCGAGTCTTTGCATTCCTTCTCGTTCGCCAATCAGTCCGAGGACTTTTTGCACAACCGACAAAATGCCCTCAAACGGTCCGTCGAGTTCATGAAGGACCATATGGGTCTTCCTATGAACTCGTCGCAGGCTGCTCTTGCAAGTGCCCAGGCAAGAGTAAGCGGCGATGTTGAGACACAGAACATGCTTGACCTACTCGCGCAGGCACAGCTAATCAGAGCTCCAAACTTACCAAACCCCGACGACTCTTACGCCCCAGCTCCTCTGACCGGTCCCGCTGAGGTTCAGGAAAATGTCTTCGACAAGAATTTTGACCCTCGAGCATCCAGCACAGACCTCATCAGTCCTCGCCAGACATCGCCACCACCTCGACGGTCCAGGGTTgagacaacaagaagatccaTTCCACTCGAGCCAGCAGCCCATGAGACTACCCATGTTCAGGATCAATCAACTACAGCTTCTGCTAGTGGAGGTGGCACTTCGGGCGCGAAACCTGTACCAGTCCGTCCGACACTGAGCCTGAAGCGAACAATGACAGACATAACGGCCGTGTCAGCTCAAGATAAGCTTATAGACACAGTTTCGCAGCCTTTCTTAACTGGTCAGCCCATATATCAAGAACCGTTAAACTCTCCATCCTTGGCTCAACTCCCCAGCGCTACAGCGACCAGTTTCCCTACTCAGTTAGGCCCTTCTGTACATGGACACACAAATCGCTGGGTACCCGCTGCTCAGGCGATCTTTACAACAGAAGTCAAACCTCCCTGGACCATTATTGCAGCAAACGATCTCGCCTGTCTGGTGTTTGGCGTTACAAAAGCTGAGGTGCGCAAGATGGGTATCTTGGAAGTTGTACAGGAGGAGAGAAGGTCATGGTTGGAACGAAAACTCTTGAAACAAGCAGACGATGAGCTTAATGAAAGCCAAACGCCCTCGGGCCAAACAACACCTGCcgcttcagcagcttcggCACTGCTTAACGGGAGATCTGGAATAACAGCCCAGCTCCTAAGCAAGCCAAATTCGAGAACTCAGCCACGCAGCTACACACAAAGGCGTGCGCAGACGGTTCACAGCGGCGACCCAAGCCCCCCCAAAACCCGGGGCGGCGGGCATAATCAGACAAATTCCTCGAGAGGAGTGCTGTTATGCGGTGACGTGGTCCCCATTCAGAAACGCAACGGTGCGACCGGTTCTGCTAGTCTGTGggtcaaagagaagaaggtcgGCTTGATCTGGGTTTTGGAAGAAATTCATGAGGACGTCGCCTACATTACCTTGGACGAAGACGGCATCGTTCAACAAGTCACTGGATCTACTGCTCCCATCTGGGGGTTCGAGTCAATCCCTACTGGATTTGATATAGCGAAACTCATTCCACGGATTCCCCGCCAAGGGATTGACCCCAACACAGGAGAAATCGACTTTGCTCAGGTTTCAAGGCGGAGATACTTCACCTGCCCTCATTCACCCCAAGTCAACGTACCTTGCACAGTCGAGCAAACCCGTGGCAAGCTAGAGCTTCGTGTCTCGACGTTCCCTCACATGGCTGGAATTGTCGTGGTAGAGCCAGAAACCCTTAAGATTCGAAGCTCAAACGCAGCCTTTTGCGGTGCACTTTTCGGATTCGAAAAGGCTGATGGCATGTCGATAAATGCACTAATCCCAGAATTCGACAACATCCTGGGGTCACTGATAGAAGAGGATGGTATACAACTCCTCGACGGTATGGTTGTTCCTGAACATCGTTTCAGAAAAGCTTCTGCTTTCCTGGCCTTGAAAGAGCACAGACCTGACGCTGCATCTGCTTTCCTCCATCCCGCTGGATTAAGCGCCAAACATCGTGACGGATCCGATCTGAAGGTTGACGTCCAGATGCGTGTAGTCAAGAGTGAAAAGAAGACTGTTGTGATGAACGAGACTGTTTTCGAAGGCAGCGATGAGGATAACGCCACCGGAGACGAAGCCTTCGAAGTGACCCATTCAGAAATAGTGTATGCTTTGTGGATTACTTACTCTCGCCATCTCCACGGCACTCAGCCTCATCTCGGACTCGAAACCCCTACCCGGGCTGGAGCTTTAACCCCCCTCCACCAGCCATCACCTGGCCAGACCCCTGCACATACGCCTCTTGAGATTGCTTCAGATGACGAGGGGCCTCGAAAGAATGTGCTGATTGCTGCAAGTTCGCTTTCCAAGCATTTAAAGGATGCTGCCATGAATGCTGCTGCTAAGATCACGGGGCAGCAACCAAAGCCCAAGCCTGAAGAGGCCACCCCAGTTCCCAAGGTCGTTGAACCCCCCCATAAGAAAACGATCAACGAATATGTGATATTGGAAGAAATGGGTCAGGGTGCGTATGGCCAAGTGAAGCTAGCCCGGCACAAACAAactggcaagaagattgtGCTCAAGTACGTTACCAAGCGACGCATTCTTGTCGATACATGGACTAGAGACCGAAAGCTGGGCACTGTACCCTTGGAAGTCCATGTCTTGGAGTACCTTCGCAAACCTGAGCTACTTCATCCCAACATCGTCGAGATGCAAGGATTCTTTGAGGATGATGTGAACTACTATATCGAGATGATCCCTCATGGTCTGCCAGGCATGGATCTCTTTGACTACATCGAACTCCGAACCAACATGGACGAGTCTGAATGCCGCAGCATTTTCGTACAAGTAGCCAATGCGATTCACCACCTCCACACTAAGGCTCGCGTGGTGCATCGCGACATCAAGGATGAAAATGTAATCCTTGATGGAGAAGGCAATATCAAACTTATCGACTTTGGGAGTGCTGCATACATCAAGAGCGGTCCTTTCGATGTCTTCGTAGGAACAATCG ATTACGCCGCTCCTGAAGTTCTCGCTGGCAAGCCTTATCGGGGCACAGAGCAAGACGTTTGGGCACTGGGTATTCTCCTCTACACCATTATCTACAAGGAGAATCCATTCTACAGTATTGATGAGATCATGGATCGTGACCTGCGAATACCCTATATTCTGAGCGAGGAGAGTATCGACCTCATTCGATGCATGCTGGATCGAGATGTCGCTAAACGCTACGATATTAACCAGGTGCTGGAGCATCCTTGGTGCCAGGCTGCCGTTGAAGAATGA
- a CDS encoding hypothetical protein (At least one base has a quality score < 10) has protein sequence MPLEVIYVTRHGFRSGWSVDPLTGVYTGFIRSPTGIPADPALTSHGVSQSKEMGKHLMTLDPPIDAVYSSPYYRCLQTITPFIELKQQQLKDQPGIRGSAAATIRPEHGIALDENYASAITPSRKGETINDLYGRVAAAVRAIIERCDAEGHRAVVLCTHAAVVITLGRILTGRIPKAVEEEDFHAFTCGLSTYRRRGPGLKRTPMLGPNKSHPPTSDLSPVGEWQCDIDSDCGFLTSGEERGWKFSGDESFPGTGSMSQVDIESKL, from the exons ATGCCACTTGAGGTCATATACGTCACTCGTCACGGA TTCCGTTCTGGATGGAGTGTCGATCCTCTCACTGGTGTGTACACCGGATTCATACGATCGCCAACAGGCATCCCCGCGGACCCAGCCTTGACGTCTCATGGGGTCTCACAATCAAAAGAGATGGGTAAACATCTCATGACCCTGGATCCTCCCATCGACGCCGTATACTCAAGCCCGTATTATCGATGTCTGCAAACGATAACACCATTCATTGAACTCAAACAACAGCAACTCAAAGACCAACCAGGTATTCGAGGCTCTGCGGCGGCCACAATACGCCCAGAACATGGCATAG CATTAGATGAGAACTATGCGTCTGCTATAACGCCCTCTAGAAAAGGCGAAACGATCAATGACCTATATGGGCGAGTTGCAGCAGCTGTACGAGCCATCATCGAGCGCTGTGACGCAGAGGGACACCGTGCTGTGGTGTTATGCACCCATGCTGCGGTCGTCATAACACTGGGCCGTATCCTTACAGGACGTATTCCCAAAGctgtcgaggaagaagatttcCACGCCTTTACGTGTGGACTGAGCACGTACCGCCGGCGAGGCCCAGGCCTGAAGAGAACTCCGATGTTGGGCCCTA ACAAATCTCACCCACCTACAAGCGACCTCAGCCCAGTAGGGGAGTGGCAGTGCGATATCGATAGCGATTGTGGTTTCTTGACTTCTGGAGAGGAGCGAGGCTG GAAATTTTCTGGCGATGAATCGTTTCCAGGAACCGGCTCGATGTCGCAAGTTGATATTGAGTCCAAATTATAG
- a CDS encoding hypothetical protein (At least one base has a quality score < 10) has protein sequence MPLEVIYVTRHGFRSGWSVDPLTGVYTGFIRSPTGIPADPALTSHGVSQSKEMGKHLMTLDPPIDAVYSSPYYRCLQTITPFIELKQQQLKDQPGIRGSAAATIRPEHGIGEFFGAAPFDHPTPASSKRLKELFPALDENYASAITPSRKGETINDLYGRVAAAVRAIIERCDAEGHRAVVLCTHAAVVITLGRILTGRIPKAVEEEDFHAFTCGLSTYRRRGPGLKRTPMLGPNKSHPPTSDLSPVGEWQCDIDSDCGFLTSGEERGWKFSGDESFPGTGSMSQVDIESKL, from the exons ATGCCACTTGAGGTCATATACGTCACTCGTCACGGA TTCCGTTCTGGATGGAGTGTCGATCCTCTCACTGGTGTGTACACCGGATTCATACGATCGCCAACAGGCATCCCCGCGGACCCAGCCTTGACGTCTCATGGGGTCTCACAATCAAAAGAGATGGGTAAACATCTCATGACCCTGGATCCTCCCATCGACGCCGTATACTCAAGCCCGTATTATCGATGTCTGCAAACGATAACACCATTCATTGAACTCAAACAACAGCAACTCAAAGACCAACCAGGTATTCGAGGCTCTGCGGCGGCCACAATACGCCCAGAACATGGCATAGGTGAGTTCTTTGGGGCAGCACCTTTCGACCATCCAACCCCGGCCTCTTCCAAGCGACTCAAGGAGTTATTTCCAGCATTAGATGAGAACTATGCGTCTGCTATAACGCCCTCTAGAAAAGGCGAAACGATCAATGACCTATATGGGCGAGTTGCAGCAGCTGTACGAGCCATCATCGAGCGCTGTGACGCAGAGGGACACCGTGCTGTGGTGTTATGCACCCATGCTGCGGTCGTCATAACACTGGGCCGTATCCTTACAGGACGTATTCCCAAAGctgtcgaggaagaagatttcCACGCCTTTACGTGTGGACTGAGCACGTACCGCCGGCGAGGCCCAGGCCTGAAGAGAACTCCGATGTTGGGCCCTA ACAAATCTCACCCACCTACAAGCGACCTCAGCCCAGTAGGGGAGTGGCAGTGCGATATCGATAGCGATTGTGGTTTCTTGACTTCTGGAGAGGAGCGAGGCTG GAAATTTTCTGGCGATGAATCGTTTCCAGGAACCGGCTCGATGTCGCAAGTTGATATTGAGTCCAAATTATAG
- a CDS encoding hypothetical protein (At least one base has a quality score < 10): MPLEVIYVTRHGFRSGWSVDPLTGVYTGFIRSPTGIPADPALTSHGVSQSKEMGKHLMTLDPPIDAVYSSPYYRCLQTITPFIELKQQQLKDQPGIRGSAAATIRPEHGIGEFFGAAPFDHPTPASSKRLKELFPALDENYASAITPSRKGETINDLYGRVAAAVRAIIERCDAEGHRAVVLCTHAAVVITLGRILTGRIPKAVEEEDFHAFTCGLSTYRRRGPGLKRTPMLGPSKFVRQISPTYKRPQPSRGVAVRYR, translated from the exons ATGCCACTTGAGGTCATATACGTCACTCGTCACGGA TTCCGTTCTGGATGGAGTGTCGATCCTCTCACTGGTGTGTACACCGGATTCATACGATCGCCAACAGGCATCCCCGCGGACCCAGCCTTGACGTCTCATGGGGTCTCACAATCAAAAGAGATGGGTAAACATCTCATGACCCTGGATCCTCCCATCGACGCCGTATACTCAAGCCCGTATTATCGATGTCTGCAAACGATAACACCATTCATTGAACTCAAACAACAGCAACTCAAAGACCAACCAGGTATTCGAGGCTCTGCGGCGGCCACAATACGCCCAGAACATGGCATAGGTGAGTTCTTTGGGGCAGCACCTTTCGACCATCCAACCCCGGCCTCTTCCAAGCGACTCAAGGAGTTATTTCCAGCATTAGATGAGAACTATGCGTCTGCTATAACGCCCTCTAGAAAAGGCGAAACGATCAATGACCTATATGGGCGAGTTGCAGCAGCTGTACGAGCCATCATCGAGCGCTGTGACGCAGAGGGACACCGTGCTGTGGTGTTATGCACCCATGCTGCGGTCGTCATAACACTGGGCCGTATCCTTACAGGACGTATTCCCAAAGctgtcgaggaagaagatttcCACGCCTTTACGTGTGGACTGAGCACGTACCGCCGGCGAGGCCCAGGCCTGAAGAGAACTCCGATGTTGGGCCCTAGTAAGTTTGTTCG ACAAATCTCACCCACCTACAAGCGACCTCAGCCCAGTAGGGGAGTGGCAGTGCGATATCGATAG
- a CDS encoding hypothetical protein (At least one base has a quality score < 10) — MPLEVIYVTRHGFRSGWSVDPLTGVYTGFIRSPTGIPADPALTSHGVSQSKEMGKHLMTLDPPIDAVYSSPYYRCLQTITPFIELKQQQLKDQPGIRGSAAATIRPEHGIALDENYASAITPSRKGETINDLYGRVAAAVRAIIERCDAEGHRAVVLCTHAAVVITLGRILTGRIPKAVEEEDFHAFTCGLSTYRRRGPGLKRTPMLGPSKFVR, encoded by the exons ATGCCACTTGAGGTCATATACGTCACTCGTCACGGA TTCCGTTCTGGATGGAGTGTCGATCCTCTCACTGGTGTGTACACCGGATTCATACGATCGCCAACAGGCATCCCCGCGGACCCAGCCTTGACGTCTCATGGGGTCTCACAATCAAAAGAGATGGGTAAACATCTCATGACCCTGGATCCTCCCATCGACGCCGTATACTCAAGCCCGTATTATCGATGTCTGCAAACGATAACACCATTCATTGAACTCAAACAACAGCAACTCAAAGACCAACCAGGTATTCGAGGCTCTGCGGCGGCCACAATACGCCCAGAACATGGCATAG CATTAGATGAGAACTATGCGTCTGCTATAACGCCCTCTAGAAAAGGCGAAACGATCAATGACCTATATGGGCGAGTTGCAGCAGCTGTACGAGCCATCATCGAGCGCTGTGACGCAGAGGGACACCGTGCTGTGGTGTTATGCACCCATGCTGCGGTCGTCATAACACTGGGCCGTATCCTTACAGGACGTATTCCCAAAGctgtcgaggaagaagatttcCACGCCTTTACGTGTGGACTGAGCACGTACCGCCGGCGAGGCCCAGGCCTGAAGAGAACTCCGATGTTGGGCCCTAGTAAGTTTGTTCGGTAG